The Pseudomonadota bacterium DNA segment TTTTGGTGTTACTTCAATAATTCTGCCGTGTCGCGACTCTGTAATTAATGTATTCCCGTTTGGAAGACGTTGTGCTCCGCTTTGATAGCGACTGTAAAAACGGGATTCTTCTCCCTCTGCAAAACCTTGGTCTAATGCTGTGAACTGCCAATTAATCTGCAGGGTTATGGGATTAATTTCTAAGACACGAGAATGATCTCGAAGGGTATTCCAGGTTCCGTCTGGTGCTCCTGGATTTGGAGCACCATAACCGGCAGCTCCTCCATTATCAAAAACCAAAATATTTCCCGCACCAGGTAATCCTTTTGGAATTATGTGAGCGTGATGCGGTCCAATAACACATTCAATTTTTTGCAAAGCAGGGTCACGATCGTAATATGGGCCGATTTTCCAAACTATATTGCCAGTCTTCTTTTCTATTATGTAAATCATGGTTGCACGATCATCTGTAATTATGTTTTCTGGATGAAAGCGGTCATCGCCTGCGTCAAACCACTTGTTTGGGCCAACGTATGAACAAGTGTTTTGGAAAACTCCATTTTGATTCCTACACCGTCTCATAAGGGCATTTTTTGCTTCAGCGCTCCATCCAAATTGCTCAAAATTTTCAGCGGGCATCCATTCCCAAACTATTTCACCATCCCAAGACACTTCAACCATCCGTGTCGCACGGGGGAGATAATCACGGGTCACCTCAGGCCATTCTCCAGTCCGGTAACTCAAAAATAGCGTTTTTGCGTTTCTTGTTTTCGGCGCTTGGCCTGGTACATAGTAGCCGACTGGACAACCTTCTCGAACTACATCATGGTTTTGTCGTGCTACCCAATATTTTTGGTTATTTCTCAGCATTTGATCGGCCTTAAAAAACCTCCATTCTTTTTCGCCGTCCCAATTTTCTTGAATAAGATCGTCTGCCCCAAGCATGTGATCGTATTTCTCATTTACCCGACCTGTTTGTCCCCCTAGCACGCTGCCATTTGGTAGCAGGTTCACCATGTAATTATTAAATTGAGGCCAATTTCTAAGTTCATTACCATTCATATCTATCAGGACAGCACCAACGTCTTTTTTTGCAGAAGGGTAAATCGTGAGGCCATTGAAACATTTATCCGGTTGGTAAATAGTTGTCCCTGTGGGAAATACAGTTTGCATGGAATAGTCTCACTTAGCCAGTTAACGAAAACACAAGAAAACATACCGTAATAACTTATCTACACCTAATTGGGCGTGCATTTCTAAAAATCGCAATAGTTATCATACCAATAACCGTTTTTAGTGCAGTTGTTTTGACAAGCTGCACGGGGGTAACCTTTAGTGTGCTTCCAGAACTATACTACTGCTTAATTTATAAAGGGTAGGTGCTATGTCTATGAATGGGGGCTTGGGTATGCCTTGGCACATACCCGCCGGATAAATAACATTTCGAGGTTATGCAAAAGATACCATACGCGAAACACTGATCACGTTGTATTTCATTTCCTACGATGGTGCCACAATATTGCGTGGCTTTCTGAGTGAATAGCATTATCAGTGTTCCTGCAAAACTTGTTATTAGGACCACCAAATATCGGCGTTCTTTATGTGGCTAATAGATTAACCCAAATTTCAAGCGAAATTTTTTGCCTTTTAATCCCGGCCATACTCATATGTTCAGCAGGACCACTTTTTGAGAGCTCCTTTAAGATACCTCTGGTAACCAAACTATATGTATTTTTGTTATCGATCCGAAAATGTTGAATTTATTTGAAAAACCATATTTCGCCCCGGTTTTGATCTTAAAAACAAAAATTGTACGATCCGGCGAAAACCCTCAGAAAACACTGTGTTAAATTACATTACGGGTACGTAAATCGGAGATATCCTCGGCAGTATAACCAGCTTCGGTAAGTATTTCATCCGAATGCTCACCAGCTTCCGGTGGGGCTTTCACGAAATCATGGGGTGTTCGTGACAATCGGATAGCCTGATTTACTAAACTGATATCGCCAAGTGCTTCAGAATTTACCGTTTTTTGCATCTCGAGGTGCTTCACTTGTACATCTTCAAATGTCTTGTCGATGGTGTAAATTTGCCCGCATGGCACCCCTTGTTCGTTGAGTTTTTCTACCCACTCGTCACTTGATTTATGTTTTAAGATTTCTGCTATCTCAGCGTTCAATGCATCTCTATTCTTTGATCGTGCTTCCGCTTCTTTGTAGTCTGGATGTTCGATCCATTCCTCGTGCCCAACAGCTATCGCAAAACGTTGCCAAATTAAATTACCCGCTACTGCCAAATTGATAAAGCCGTCGGTTGTTTCAAATACACCTGTAGGTATTGATGTTGGGTGGTTATTGCCAGCCTGTTGAGGAACCTCACCTGATAATGTCCAACGGGCTCCTTGAAAGTCGAGCATAAATATCATTGCTTGAAGGAGTGATGTTTGCACCCATTGTCCTTCCCCAGAGCTCTCACGTTCAAGAAGAGCGATCATAATACCTTGAGCACACAGCATGCCGGCGCATAGGTCTGCAATTGGTATTCCAACGCGAACAGGGCCATTTCCCGGCAGGCCTGTAATTGACATCAACCCGCCCATACCTTGCGCAATCTGATCGAAGCCTGGCCGTTTTGCATAAGGCCCATCCTGGCCAAATCCTGATATTGAGCCGAGTATGATCTTCGGATTGATAGATTTGAGGCTATCATAGTCGATGCCAAGGCGTTTTTTAACATCAGGGCGGTAATTTTCAACAACGACATCTGCGTCTGTCACCAATCGTTTAAAGACTTTAAGCCCATCCTCCTCCTTCAGGTTGAGTGTCAAACTACGTTTATTTCGATGTAAGTTCTGGAAGTCGGGACCATGCCTAGCACCGCCCAGGGCATTTCCTCCTTCGAGCGCTGGTGGTAGTTCGATTTTTATTACATCGGCACCCCAATCAGCTAATTGACGAACACAGGTGGGTCCCGATCTCACACGCGTTAGATCAAGAACCTTGTATTTTGATAGAGCGTGGCTAGCAGCTTCGAACGGCATAAAACTTCCTCCGGTTTTGAGACAACGGAGATCTAGCACGGGTAACCTATGTTTTGCCAGTATAGAGGTGGTTGCAGTCGCACTGTGGATGTGTTCGACTTTATTTGATTCGGGGTCTTGGGGTCCAATTCTACGATGCCATATTGTATTCAAAAGTAGTCGGAGGTCTCGCTTTGTTTTTTGCAAAACCACGGTATTGGTTTTTTTTCGCCATATTTTTTTTCGGTGTGAACAGTGCTTCAAGTGCTCAACCTACTAATTTTGATGACTGGCTAGTTGATTTTCGAGCTTCCGCCTCCGCCGCAGGAGTTTCAGAGCACACTCTAAGTCTTGCGCTGCGTGGTACGCAGCCATTGCCTGACGTTATCGCAAAAGACCGTCGGCAGGCAGAATTCACACTGTCCTACTGGCGGTATATGAAGAGGGTAAACTCAAAGCGTATTCAGAAGGGAATGGATCTTTTAAAAACGCATAAAAGTTTGCTTCAGCGTGTGACCAATAAGTTTGGAGTGCCAGCCCACTATTTAATGGCATTTTGGGGGTTAGAAAGTAATTTTGGAAAATGGTTTGGCGGATACCCAGTTATCCCTGCGCTAGCTACACTCGCTCATGATGGTCGGCGATCGAAATTTTTTCGGGCGCAACTAATCGCAGCACTTAAGATTCTTGATAATGGCGACATTACTCTTGAGAAAATGAGGGGTTCTTGGGCCGGAGCTATGGGGCATTTCCAATTTATTCCAACGACTTATCAAGCATACGCAGTTGATTTTGATGGCGATGGGAAAAGAGATATTTGGAACAATGTGGCTGATGCTTTGGCCTCAGCAGCTAACTACCTTTCTTCATTAGGCTGGGATCCCAAACAAAGATGGGGTCGAGAAGTAAAGCTCCCCCAACATTTTGATTTTTCAAAAGCAACGCTTAACGATTGGAAACCGCTATCCGAATGGAGAAGAGCGGGTTTGAAGAAAATCAATGACACTAGTTTACCTAATATTGATATCAAAACCTGGTTGGTAATACCGGCGGGACATAAAGGGCCGGCATTTGCAGTATATCCTAACTTTAGACGCATTATGCGATGGAATAAATCTATTCTTTACGCAATTTCAATCGGTCATTTGGCTGATAGGTTGAAAGGCGCCGCACCAATAAGCATAGCTCGTCCCAAAAATTATCGACGAGTAAGTATTAAAAAAGTGAAAGAAATCCAAGCAAAGCTTAATTCAATGGGGTTTTATGTAGGTAACCCAGATGGAGTTGTTGGCAAAAACACGAGGTCTGCCATAAGAGATTTTCAAAAGCGAGAAGATATACCAGCCGATGGGCATATAACGATAAATTTATGGGAACGCCTTGTTGGGAAATAATGTATCATTGCTCGAGATCCTGTCGCTGTCTACAATAGCTTCTTGCGATCGCAATAATTTGGGGAAGCGGTCAGGTGGAGATGATTGAAAATAGATCTTTAAACATAGTTATTATACTGGTGTCGTCTTTGCTGCTCGCAAACTGTTCAGAGACACAATTCGTCGCTAATTTAATGAAAGTTGGGGCCGATAATGCCCGGCCAACTGGGGGCGGACGCTACAAGGTTGGAGGGCCTTATCAGATAAAAGGTATCTGGTATCGACCCAGAATTGATTATCAATACGATCAAACTGGCATAGCTTCGTGGTATGGTCCCCAATTCCATGGCAAGCTAACCGCTAACGGCGAAATTTTCGACATGAACCTTGTGAGTGCGGCGCATAAAACGTTGCCTATGCCAAGTATTGTGCGGGTTACTAATTTACGTAACGGCAAAGCCCTGAATATTAGACTGAATGACCGGGGCCCATTTGCTCACGGTCGTATAATTGACTTATCCAAGCGCGCAGCTCAGTTGCTCGGTTTCGAACGCGCAGGGACCGCACCCGTTCGTGTCCAAGTACTCGAACGCGAGAGCAGACTACTAGCCTCTGCTTCACAAGGCGTTATCTTGCCTGGCACTCAATTGCCTAGTGAAGGTCTTGTAGGTTCCAACTCAGGCACTGTTACTCCAAAGTCTGCACCAAGTATGTCCGTTACACGGCAAGCATTACCGCCGTTTGACGGCACTCAATCTTCACGTCAATCTCCAATCAAACGGGAAGATGAGACGAACTTGTTACCTGAGAAAGAAAGCTCTCGACTGGCTGAAACAATCAAATTATCAGATGGCAAAGTATCGCGGGTAGCTGTCAAAGCCGATACTCAAATATTTGTTCAAGCTGGTGCTTTTTCGCAATTTGTTAACGCTAATCGTGTACACATTCAATTAAGTTCGTTGGGGTCTTCAACTATCAGCAGAACAAAAAAAGGAAAAGGAAAGCTTTTTAGGGTGCGTCTCGGGCCATATCGTAATGTGAAAACTGCTGATGTAATTTTGGCACGCGTCATGGGGTCGGGATTCCCTGGGGCACGTATAATAGTGGATTGAAAGTATTTTTAAGGAAGATGTTCAGGCGTATTACATTCGCCCAAGGAATGCCGTAAACATGACATAGATGGGTAATATTTACTTATGAAAAGTTCAAGAAAGGTTACAGCAACTGCAATATTTTTGCTTGCAGCATTTTTATCAGCTGTAATGTACGCACCGGTTGCGGCTCTACCAACCAAAGCAAAGCAAGCACTGGTTGTTGAGTACAGCACGGGGCGTACATTGTTGAAAAAAAATGCCGATGCTCCCATGCATCCTGCATCGATGACCAAAATGATGACTGCGTTCATGGTCTTCGATCGCCTTAGGTCAGGCACGTTATCTCTCGACACAAAATTTCGAGTCAGCAAACGTGCTTGGAAAAAGGGGGGCTCGCGGATGTTCCTTAAACCAAACGATACGGTAAGTGTTGAGGATCTCATCAGAGGTATCATCGTTCAGTCAGGGAATGATGCATCGATTGTTATTGCAGAAGGTATTTCAGGTAGCGAGGAAGATTTTGCACGTGAGATGACTGAGAAAGCCCATGAAATTGGGATGAAGGATTCAACTTTCAAGAACGCATCAGGTTGGCCCGATGAAGAACATCTCACCACAGCAAGAGATTTGGCGACATTGATTGACACCACGATACGTGAATTCCCTGATTTTTATCATTATTACGCTGAGGCAGAGTTTAAGTACGCAAATATTAACCAGAGAAATCGTAATCCTCTTTTGGGGCTTGGTATAGGAGCAGACGGATTAAAGACAGGGCACACTGAGGTTGCTGGTTACGGCTTGGCTGCGTCTGCTATTCGAAAAAATAGAAGAATAATAGTTGTTGTTAACGGCCTAGCGTCCAAGCAAGATCGTGCTCGAGAGTCTAGGTATCTTCTCAATTGGGCATATAGAACGTTTGATACATATCGGTTATTTCTCGCTGGAGAAACGGTAGCAGATGCTTCTGTTTGGTTAGGGGCTGCTAGCTCAGTGCCATTAATACTAGAACGAGATCTTTTTGTGACATTAAAAAAACGGTCTCGCAAGCAACTTAGGGTAATAGCAAAATATACTGAGCCTATTGTTTCTCCTATTCGTCGGGGAGACAGACTTGGTGTTCTTGTTGTGAATGCCCCTGGTGAAGATATGGTTCAACTGCCACTAATAGCCGGTGCTAGTGTTGCGGAGCTCGGCCGCATGGGGCGGCTAAGCGCCCTTATTAATCACTTGCTCTGGGGCAAAAGTCAGTAATGGAGCAGGTATCATTTCAGGACAGTTTATAACAATTGAAGGAGGTGAGGGTGCTGGTAAATCTACCCAAGCCAATCTACTAGTAGAGTCCCTCAAACAGTTTGGGATTGCCGCTATATCTACTCGCGAACCTGGCGGTGCGCCTGGCGCGGAATTAATACGGAGACTACTTGTAGAAGGAGAGGGAGACCGTTGGGCGCCATTCACTGAAACTTTATTGCATATAGCAGCACGTTACGAGCATATTTTAAATACGGTGCGGCCGGCTCTAGAGGCTGGTTCTTGGGTCGTATGTGATCGTTTCCTGGACTCCACAAGGGCATATCAGGGCTATGGGCTAGGTCAAAACCTAAGTATAATTGACCAAATACATGAAATAGTGCTCCCGGGTTTTATGCCTGATCTGACGCTTTTAATCGATCTCGATGTAAAGACGGGTTTAGATCGCACAAAATTACGCGGTGACCAAACAGGCACTAGATACGAAGAGATGGACATTGATTTTCACCAGCGGGTTCGAAAAGGGTTTCTGGATATCGCAGCAGGTGACCCAGATCGTTTTGTGGTGTTGGATGGTAATAATTCAGTTGAAGATATAGCGCGTCAAGTGGTCACCTCAGTCGGTCAGCATTTTAGTCTAAGCTTTTAAACGATGAACGAAGAGCTTGTGCCGAGTAGAACCTATGAACTAATTGGCCATGAGTCTGCCGAGAAACAATTTATCGATGCGTGGCAATTAGATCGCGTGCCGCATGCTTGGCTTATTTCCGGTCTCGAAGGAATTGGTAAAGCAACTTTGGCTTATAGAATCGCACGTTTCGTATTGAAAGTCGATAACACAGAGTTTTCTCACGATGCATCCTTATTTGGCAACAAAGGGGAGGAAGTGCTGACACAGCTATCTGTTTGCAAGGATTTAACACATTGCAAACAAATAGAGGCAGGTGCCCATCCCGATTTAAGAGTATTAGAGCCGGGTTGGATCAACCCCAAGACTGGCAGGGCATCACAGAAAATTGTGATTGATCAGATTCGTAAAAGTACAGGGCTTACTAATCTTACGACCGCCACTTGGAGAGTAATTATTATAGACCCTGCTGATGCAATGAATATAAATGCAGCAAATGCATTATTAAAAAGCCTAGAGGAACCACCCCTAAAAACGCTTTTTTTACTTGTAAGTCACGCGCCGGGACGGCTCCTTCCAACAATTAGATCACGTTGTCGACGTTTAGAATTGCAGCCATTATCAGTAGAACAGGTAAAATCATATTTAAGCCAGACAGAAATGAAAGAAAACTCTATAGACGGTGTCGCTAGGCTCTCGGGCGGCAGCATAGGTAAAGCAATGCAACTCATAACAGGGAACGGTTATGATCTTTATAAGGCATTTTATCGAGTGGTTTCTAGTTTGCCAAAATTAGATATTCAATCAATCCATGACCTAAGTGACCTAGCCTCGCGCAAAAAAGATAGTGGCACAGAGACTTTTCCAATGCTTGTAAATTTAATCCCTGATTGGATCGGAAGTCTAATTTTAATTTCTGCGGGTGGTAAAAGTGGCACAGAAGTTATCGAGGGTGAAAACGAATTAAAATTACGCTTGTTTGAAGGCGGCGCTTCCATTGATCG contains these protein-coding regions:
- a CDS encoding CaiB/BaiF CoA-transferase family protein translates to MPFEAASHALSKYKVLDLTRVRSGPTCVRQLADWGADVIKIELPPALEGGNALGGARHGPDFQNLHRNKRSLTLNLKEEDGLKVFKRLVTDADVVVENYRPDVKKRLGIDYDSLKSINPKIILGSISGFGQDGPYAKRPGFDQIAQGMGGLMSITGLPGNGPVRVGIPIADLCAGMLCAQGIMIALLERESSGEGQWVQTSLLQAMIFMLDFQGARWTLSGEVPQQAGNNHPTSIPTGVFETTDGFINLAVAGNLIWQRFAIAVGHEEWIEHPDYKEAEARSKNRDALNAEIAEILKHKSSDEWVEKLNEQGVPCGQIYTIDKTFEDVQVKHLEMQKTVNSEALGDISLVNQAIRLSRTPHDFVKAPPEAGEHSDEILTEAGYTAEDISDLRTRNVI
- the tmk gene encoding dTMP kinase, with product MTIEGGEGAGKSTQANLLVESLKQFGIAAISTREPGGAPGAELIRRLLVEGEGDRWAPFTETLLHIAARYEHILNTVRPALEAGSWVVCDRFLDSTRAYQGYGLGQNLSIIDQIHEIVLPGFMPDLTLLIDLDVKTGLDRTKLRGDQTGTRYEEMDIDFHQRVRKGFLDIAAGDPDRFVVLDGNNSVEDIARQVVTSVGQHFSLSF
- a CDS encoding lytic murein transglycosylase, whose translation is MYSKVVGGLALFFAKPRYWFFFAIFFFGVNSASSAQPTNFDDWLVDFRASASAAGVSEHTLSLALRGTQPLPDVIAKDRRQAEFTLSYWRYMKRVNSKRIQKGMDLLKTHKSLLQRVTNKFGVPAHYLMAFWGLESNFGKWFGGYPVIPALATLAHDGRRSKFFRAQLIAALKILDNGDITLEKMRGSWAGAMGHFQFIPTTYQAYAVDFDGDGKRDIWNNVADALASAANYLSSLGWDPKQRWGREVKLPQHFDFSKATLNDWKPLSEWRRAGLKKINDTSLPNIDIKTWLVIPAGHKGPAFAVYPNFRRIMRWNKSILYAISIGHLADRLKGAAPISIARPKNYRRVSIKKVKEIQAKLNSMGFYVGNPDGVVGKNTRSAIRDFQKREDIPADGHITINLWERLVGK
- a CDS encoding septal ring lytic transglycosylase RlpA family protein, whose translation is MIENRSLNIVIILVSSLLLANCSETQFVANLMKVGADNARPTGGGRYKVGGPYQIKGIWYRPRIDYQYDQTGIASWYGPQFHGKLTANGEIFDMNLVSAAHKTLPMPSIVRVTNLRNGKALNIRLNDRGPFAHGRIIDLSKRAAQLLGFERAGTAPVRVQVLERESRLLASASQGVILPGTQLPSEGLVGSNSGTVTPKSAPSMSVTRQALPPFDGTQSSRQSPIKREDETNLLPEKESSRLAETIKLSDGKVSRVAVKADTQIFVQAGAFSQFVNANRVHIQLSSLGSSTISRTKKGKGKLFRVRLGPYRNVKTADVILARVMGSGFPGARIIVD
- a CDS encoding arylsulfotransferase family protein, giving the protein MQTVFPTGTTIYQPDKCFNGLTIYPSAKKDVGAVLIDMNGNELRNWPQFNNYMVNLLPNGSVLGGQTGRVNEKYDHMLGADDLIQENWDGEKEWRFFKADQMLRNNQKYWVARQNHDVVREGCPVGYYVPGQAPKTRNAKTLFLSYRTGEWPEVTRDYLPRATRMVEVSWDGEIVWEWMPAENFEQFGWSAEAKNALMRRCRNQNGVFQNTCSYVGPNKWFDAGDDRFHPENIITDDRATMIYIIEKKTGNIVWKIGPYYDRDPALQKIECVIGPHHAHIIPKGLPGAGNILVFDNGGAAGYGAPNPGAPDGTWNTLRDHSRVLEINPITLQINWQFTALDQGFAEGEESRFYSRYQSGAQRLPNGNTLITESRHGRIIEVTPKCEIVWEYVSPHNLLSSKTLFASNAFRGYRVPYDWVPQVEASAERAVIPPPNGQFRIIPME
- a CDS encoding D-alanyl-D-alanine carboxypeptidase family protein, with the translated sequence MKSSRKVTATAIFLLAAFLSAVMYAPVAALPTKAKQALVVEYSTGRTLLKKNADAPMHPASMTKMMTAFMVFDRLRSGTLSLDTKFRVSKRAWKKGGSRMFLKPNDTVSVEDLIRGIIVQSGNDASIVIAEGISGSEEDFAREMTEKAHEIGMKDSTFKNASGWPDEEHLTTARDLATLIDTTIREFPDFYHYYAEAEFKYANINQRNRNPLLGLGIGADGLKTGHTEVAGYGLAASAIRKNRRIIVVVNGLASKQDRARESRYLLNWAYRTFDTYRLFLAGETVADASVWLGAASSVPLILERDLFVTLKKRSRKQLRVIAKYTEPIVSPIRRGDRLGVLVVNAPGEDMVQLPLIAGASVAELGRMGRLSALINHLLWGKSQ
- a CDS encoding DNA polymerase III subunit delta', which codes for MNEELVPSRTYELIGHESAEKQFIDAWQLDRVPHAWLISGLEGIGKATLAYRIARFVLKVDNTEFSHDASLFGNKGEEVLTQLSVCKDLTHCKQIEAGAHPDLRVLEPGWINPKTGRASQKIVIDQIRKSTGLTNLTTATWRVIIIDPADAMNINAANALLKSLEEPPLKTLFLLVSHAPGRLLPTIRSRCRRLELQPLSVEQVKSYLSQTEMKENSIDGVARLSGGSIGKAMQLITGNGYDLYKAFYRVVSSLPKLDIQSIHDLSDLASRKKDSGTETFPMLVNLIPDWIGSLILISAGGKSGTEVIEGENELKLRLFEGGASIDRWLDVREKTRVLLSEVERINLDRKQVLIECFSMLAAVSSVNK